ATGTAGAGGAAAACATGATATATTATATCATACAGAGGGTAATCGAAGAAAACTATGACGACTTGAAGCTGTTGGGCAGGGACCCGGAAGCTCTGAGGGCTATGAAGCCTCCTTTCCCAAGAGTGAAGTATTCAGACATAATCAAGGTAGCCAACGAAATAGGCATGCAGCTGAAATATGGAGACGATCTCGGCGCAGACGAAGAAAGACAGATAACTATGCGGTATTGCAAGCCAGTGTTCGTAACAAACTATCCAAAGGAGCTGAAGCCGTTTTATATGCCGCAGGATCCGGATAACCCGTCAGAGGTTCTCAACCACGACCTGCTTGCACCGGAGGGGTACGGAGAAATTATAGGCGGAAGCCAAAGGATATGGGATTACAAAGAATTAATGCAGAGGATCAGGGAAGCTGGCCTAGATGAATCTGCTTACTATTGGTATATAGACCTCAGGAAGTACGGCAGCGTGCCGCATTCAGGGTTTGGACTTGGTATGGACAGGCTAGCAATGTGGATAATGCATCTCGACAACATCAGGGAAGCGATACCGTATCCTAGGACTATAAGGAGGACAAAGCCGTAAATAAATATAATATGGAAATGAAATTACGGATTTTTATTGAAATGGATTAGACAATTAAGGCCGCAGACGCAGCCACCGTAAGGAATGAGGCCAGGAAATTCACCTGCCCTTTATTCAATTTTCCCCTGTTCTCAAAGAGACTTCCTAATACACTATCTATCTGGCAACCAGCGAATCCGGCTAGCGTAACCAGAGCCACAGGATAAGCTTGCACAGACCTATAGGCAAACAGGGAATATGATATTGCGATAATAAAACCGCCAAGAAGGGCAGCTAATTCGCCGGTTAGAGATACACCTCCATTTACGCCTGGATTAACCTTCTTGAAATTCGTTATCATGTAAACTTTCTTGTCGATTACCCCAATTTCCGAGGCAAATGTATCTGAATTTATTACTGCAAAAGATATAGCAAACAGTTCGAAGAAGTAATTCTGCATGTGTGGATACAATGCGTAAATGAATGTTATTATGATACCAGTTACAGCGGCGTAGGTTACGTTTGATGCTTTCCTCTCACCATTTTGTCCCTCCTGTACCTTCATAAGCTTCTTTGTTTTGAAAAATGCCTTTGTAGCTATAAACGATGAAGCTACGAATATCAACATCAATATAAGCCAATATATAGAACCAATGAATGAGATAAATGCACCTATGAAAAGGGCGATCGTGCTCCCCCTAAGGTCCAGTACGTTGAGTTTTAACGAGGCAACGAAAAGAATCCCAAGAATGAGAATAGTTAGGAGCACCATCGCCAGTGTCGTATTACCATCCTCTTTCTTGAAGCCTAGAGTCTCTTGGTATACTCTCAATATCTATGCCAGGCATTCCCTGGAGGCCTTCTGAAACCCTCGCAACTACATCGTAATCCTTGTAATTCTCCACAGCTTCGACTATGCTCTTTGCCATTTTCTCGGGATCCGGTGATTTGAATATCCCGCTGCCAACAAAGACGCCATCCGCTCCGAGCTCCATCATCAAGGCACCATCTGCAGGAGTAGCAACACCGCCAGCTGCGAAGTTTACCACTGGTAAGCGGTTAAGCTTTCTAATCTGCCTTAATATGTCAGAAATGCCCTTCACTATCTTCTCACGGCTCATCCCATAATATACATCATCATACAGTACTTTTCCTGATTGGCCGAACAAATCAGTAGAGGCTTCGTTCCTAAGTTGAAAATACGAAGAAGCTATGTTTTCTGCCGCGGTCTTTATCTCGTCCTGTGTCATCCTTCTTACGATCGCTATCTCTTCATTTACCTTTCTTATGTGCCTAACCGCCTCGATTATATTTCCTGTACCTGCCTCGCCCTTCGTCCTAACCATGGCAGCACCTTCAAATATTCGCCGAACGGCTTCCGGCAAATTCCTAGCACCCGAAACTACCGGGACAGTCAATTTCTTCTTGTAAAGGTGGAAGAATGGATCGGCCGGCGTTAAAACTTCGCTTTCGTCAAGCATATCCACGCCTAGCTTCTCTAACGTATAAGCTTCCGATATATGCCCAATCCTCACTTTAGCCATAACCGGTATCGTGACAGCATCAAGTATTTCTCTTATTTTCTTTGGATCGGCCATCCTCGCAACCCCGCCTGCAGCCCTTATATCTGCGGGAACGCGCTCTAGGGCCATAACTGCAACCGCACCGGCCTTCTCAGCTATCTTAGCCTGCTCTGCGGTTGTCACGTCCATGATCACTCCACCCTTTGTCATAGATGAGAAGCCTCTCTTAATGAGCTCCGTTCCAAACTTTAGCTTTTCAAGATCGAGAGCCATAATAATTGATATACTATTACGTAATATAAAGTTTTTATAGTTTTCCGGAAATGTCCGGATAAGTTACATAATGAGATCAAATCTGATCACAAATTTTTAGATACTTCATCTGATTAGAGCGGGATGGTAGTCTCCCCATTAGAGTATAGATACGGCAGGGAACAGATAAAGAGAATATTTGACGATGAAAACCGCCTCTACTATATGCTTAAAGTAGAGGCAGCAATATCAAAGGCAGAAGCGGAATATGGTATTATACCGCCCGAGGCCGCCGAAGATATTGGGAAAGTAGTCGCAGACCGCATAGTACAGCTGCAGAGAGTAAGAGAAATAGAAGCAGAGATAAAGCACGATGTAATGGCTATGGTGAAAGCGTTATCAGAAAAATGCAAAGTTGGCGCCAGTTACGTACATTACGGCGTCACATCTAACGACGTAAACGATACGGCAACAGCACTGCAAATGCATGATTTCTTTTCTTTCCTGAAGCAGGATATAGAAGATATTATGGAGACACTCATCGAATTGACGTTAAGATATAAATCGAGCCCAATGATGGGTAGGACGCATGGCCAGCACGCTTCACCAATCACTATCGGCCTAAAATTTGCCGTTTACCTTTCAGAGTTTTCAAGGCACTATGATCGTATGATTGAAATGTCAAAAAGAGCTTTCGCTGGCAAAGTGCTCGGGCCGGTAGGAACAGGTGCTGCCCTAGGCCCCAAAGCCCTTGATATACAGAATAGAGTTATGGAGATACTGGGTATATACGCAGAAGAGGGCCCAACACAGATAGTAAATAGAGACCGATACATAGAATATCTATCCGTAATAAACGGGATCTCTGTAACATTAGAAAAGATAGGTACAGAGATAAGGAACCTGCAGAGGCCAGAGATAGATGAGATGTCCGAATATTTTGATGTGGAGAGGCAGGTCGGTTCTAGTTCAATGCCCAGCAAGGTGAACCCAATAAATTCTGAAAATGTAGTTAGTTTATCGAGGCTTATAAGATCCATGATAATACCGGAATACGAGGCTGGCGTTACATGGCACGAAAGGGATCTGACGAACAGCGCTCTGGAAAGGTTTACGATACCATATTCTTCGATACTTGTGGATTATATCCTTGTTAAGATGAACTCAATCCTATCTAGCCTTATTATTAAGGAGGATAAGATTAGGAAAAATCTTGAAATGGATGACAGCATATTTTCTGAGAGCTTGGTAGCTGCTCTTACTCAGGCCGGCATGCCAAGGCAGGACGCACACGAATTCATAAGGAGATGTTCAATGAAAGCAAGATCTGAAGGCAAGACACTGAAACATGTAGTCGTAGAAGAGGGCATAACCAATTATATAAGAAGAGATGAGCTAGATCGCCTGATGGATCCTGCAAACTTCATTGGTTCCGCACCAGAAATATGTGATATAGTGGTAAATAATGCAAGGAGGAGGCTGATCAACTGAATGACAGGAACGCTTCCAGACAATAAACAGCTGATAGACATAATAATAGGGGCCTTACAGAAGGGCGAACAATCGATCTCCTCTCTAGGGAAGATCCTGGAGGAGAACGGCCATAAGATGCATAGGATAATGCTTTCTGGTTACCTAAAGGCCCTCGTTGATGTGGGCATTCTAAAGGAGCGCAGGATAAAACCAGTGGCACTTTACTCCATAGCGAAGAAGAACGATCAGGATATCTATGAGATAGTAGGATCAGTGGCCAGAGGCGTAAAAAACTCTGTTGATGGTGACGTGGCACTGCTGCTGCTTTATAACGTCTTGAAACGGCCTATTTTCATAAGTGAGATTGATAGGTGCAACGTAAGAAGGCCGACTAACTTTCAATACGTATCTTCCGATAAAAGGATGGATCTTATAAAAAAGCTTGCAGAAGCGGGGATAAGGATCTCTGAAGCGGACATGTTGGTTAGGCCTAACAGCCAATCAGATGAATTCGTACTTAATGTATTAGTGAATTTCGTGGAATCAATCATCGACTTGAAAAAGTACACTATACCTTTTAACGAAAAAAAGCAAAAGACCCTCGACTGACGATCTTATGATTCTATCCGGTCTATAATGAAATATCCGCCTGACCCACTCCATACACGATGGCCCTGCACCCTCTTCACCTTAGAGCCATAACCAAAGACGAAGCTCTCATATTCACCACCTTCGCCACTTATATTTATACCATACCTTTTCTCCAACGATTTGAGATGATCTAAGTAAGGCAAGTTTATCTCCTTTCCTAGATCTTGCTCACCTAACCCTTCGGCAGATACTGAGACTATCATCGCCCTTATCCCTGCGTTTATTATTTCCCTGATTATTCGTTCTTGATCAATCTTCCAGAGTGGTGTGAATGAAACTATTTTGTTTGCAGTGCATAGCCTTTCGATCCTTGTCTTCTGGTATTCAGAAGCGATAGCTCCAGATACGATAGCGTTAAGACCTTCTCCAGCAAGTTCGGAGATCTTCCTTTCGAAGTGAGCCTCGTCGACAAATTCATATTCCAGGTCAAGAAGTGAGGCAGTTTCTGTTGCGTATAACACGTTTGGAAAGTGAAACATGTACGAATACTCACTTGGCTTCACAATAAGGGCTTTTTCTAATTCAAGACCCTGTTCTATGGCTATAACGGCCGACAAGAATGAATCTTTTCCGCCAGACATCAACGCAACTGCCCTCGTAACCTCTCACCTTATTTCGCCAAGCTGTGGTTTTGGCCTGAAATGTTCGTAGCCTTCATCCTTCATCTTCGTCCAAGTCTTCCCATCGAATACAATGTTTTCTCCTTCCCAAGTCTCACCTATAAAATGCACTTCTATGTTGTTTGATTCCATAGCTTGGGCGAAATCCCTGTAATTTTCTTCAGGAACTGTGAATAAAAGTTCATAATCGCCTCCATAGCCGCATGCAATATCATATACACTCGCACCGGAAATCTCGGCAGCCTTCCTAGCACTATCATCGTAAACAACCTCATCTTCCACGATTTTGAAGCCTACACCGTAATCTGCCTTCATCTGGTTCAACGATGAATAGAGGCCGTCTGA
This genomic stretch from Thermoplasma volcanium GSS1 harbors:
- a CDS encoding DUF92 domain-containing protein — its product is MRVYQETLGFKKEDGNTTLAMVLLTILILGILFVASLKLNVLDLRGSTIALFIGAFISFIGSIYWLILMLIFVASSFIATKAFFKTKKLMKVQEGQNGERKASNVTYAAVTGIIITFIYALYPHMQNYFFELFAISFAVINSDTFASEIGVIDKKVYMITNFKKVNPGVNGGVSLTGELAALLGGFIIAISYSLFAYRSVQAYPVALVTLAGFAGCQIDSVLGSLFENRGKLNKGQVNFLASFLTVAASAALIV
- the pdxS gene encoding pyridoxal 5'-phosphate synthase lyase subunit PdxS translates to MALDLEKLKFGTELIKRGFSSMTKGGVIMDVTTAEQAKIAEKAGAVAVMALERVPADIRAAGGVARMADPKKIREILDAVTIPVMAKVRIGHISEAYTLEKLGVDMLDESEVLTPADPFFHLYKKKLTVPVVSGARNLPEAVRRIFEGAAMVRTKGEAGTGNIIEAVRHIRKVNEEIAIVRRMTQDEIKTAAENIASSYFQLRNEASTDLFGQSGKVLYDDVYYGMSREKIVKGISDILRQIRKLNRLPVVNFAAGGVATPADGALMMELGADGVFVGSGIFKSPDPEKMAKSIVEAVENYKDYDVVARVSEGLQGMPGIDIESIPRDSRLQERGW
- the purB gene encoding adenylosuccinate lyase, with product MVVSPLEYRYGREQIKRIFDDENRLYYMLKVEAAISKAEAEYGIIPPEAAEDIGKVVADRIVQLQRVREIEAEIKHDVMAMVKALSEKCKVGASYVHYGVTSNDVNDTATALQMHDFFSFLKQDIEDIMETLIELTLRYKSSPMMGRTHGQHASPITIGLKFAVYLSEFSRHYDRMIEMSKRAFAGKVLGPVGTGAALGPKALDIQNRVMEILGIYAEEGPTQIVNRDRYIEYLSVINGISVTLEKIGTEIRNLQRPEIDEMSEYFDVERQVGSSSMPSKVNPINSENVVSLSRLIRSMIIPEYEAGVTWHERDLTNSALERFTIPYSSILVDYILVKMNSILSSLIIKEDKIRKNLEMDDSIFSESLVAALTQAGMPRQDAHEFIRRCSMKARSEGKTLKHVVVEEGITNYIRRDELDRLMDPANFIGSAPEICDIVVNNARRRLIN
- a CDS encoding diphthine--ammonia ligase; translated protein: MMSGGKDSFLSAVIAIEQGLELEKALIVKPSEYSYMFHFPNVLYATETASLLDLEYEFVDEAHFERKISELAGEGLNAIVSGAIASEYQKTRIERLCTANKIVSFTPLWKIDQERIIREIINAGIRAMIVSVSAEGLGEQDLGKEINLPYLDHLKSLEKRYGINISGEGGEYESFVFGYGSKVKRVQGHRVWSGSGGYFIIDRIES